A window of Symphalangus syndactylus isolate Jambi chromosome X, NHGRI_mSymSyn1-v2.1_pri, whole genome shotgun sequence genomic DNA:
GGTGGGCTGGGCGGGGGGGAGTTCaaaattagctttaaaaataaacaatttaggTGAAAGGTTCATGGACTTTAGAAAAAGATTAATATGGAGAAAATGTCCAGGTAAACATAATGCACCTATTTTTCCCCCTCAATCAAGATGTACAATAAAATACGAAGCCCATGACGTTCTAAATACTAACAGGATATAGATCCAGAGCAACAGAAACAAAGTCATTATATATGGCCagtatataacatacaaaataaattcatttcatttcatcccaTTAACCTTGGTAATATAATCATCAGAAATTATTTGTTATAATTACATAGTCTTAACATAGAAATGATCTGTATAAGTACCAGAATTGAGAGAGTTAGCTTAACAgtgacatttgtttaaaaaataatttaggattTTCACTTGATTACAAGATCAACATGAAACATCAGTGCTATGTAGTTGTCCAAAAAGCTAATGCAATTTGGGGAACCCAAGGGAAATTTAAGGCCCAGAACACAAAAAAGTGATAGCCCAATGCTACTGTGCACTGGATCGGCTGTACTGTACTACCTGTAGTTAGAGTGTTCAGTTCAGACCCTGTACTTTGCAGATACTGAAGAGATTTTGAACTAGTTTATATGAAGAATTGCCAAATCACCCTAGGGAAGTTAACTTGGATAAGACCTAGAGGGACATGGTAGTTGTCTACAAACAGATGAACGGTTATCATACGGAAGGATGAAAATTGTTCAGAGTGGTTTCAAAAGTCAGGATTAGGATGACTGGGTAGAAGTTACAGAAAGATGCAAAGATGAGCTTTTTAATACTTAAGGAGTTGTCCAAAAATGAAATGAACTGTCCTGGGATGTAGTGACTACTTTGCTCTCTGAGGTTTAATACCAGAACTCAATCTTTTCTTGGGAATATTATCGAAGAATTCAATCATTAGTTACAAGACTGGAGAAGTTAAGGCCCTTTGGAGTCCTGAGATTCTATGATTAAACTGTGCTTTACTACCTGACCCTTTGGTCAGTCTTCCAATCACTAACAGAAAGTTTTaaattaggggaaaaaatgagcattctttgaaactataCTCAGCTTGCAGTTTTGCATATTATTGGAAATGATTAACTGGAAAAGAATgtgaaactaaaagaaaatttgaatgtaatttaattttagagggcaatgtggtgaaaaaattatttaaagaatacaactatgggctgggtgcagtggcttacacctgtaatcccaggactttgggaggctgaggcaggaggactgcttaggcccaggagtttgagaccagcctgggcaatgtagtgagaccttgcctctactaaaaataaaaaaagtttgccaggtatggtggcacacgcctatgatcctagctactcgggaggttgaggtgggaggatcacttgagcctggaaggtcaagggtgcagtgcagtgtgccatgatcgtgccactgtgctctccagcctgggtgacagagcaagacattgtctgaaaaaaaaaaaaattacaactgtgGCCTATGGCTCATTTTTCTGAAGATGGTCTATGTTGTTACTGCTTGATGTTCTAGCTATAAGGAACTGAGTTATATGAAATGTGCTGTGCAAGATTATAtaatttgtaacttttttctttttattctggcatgggaatttaaaaattatgttttgctTTGGCTAATAATAAAATCAGCCTGCATTCACATCTGCTTATTCTTTGCTAATATACAGACTGATGGCTTGAGCAGGATTCTTTGACAAATGGAAAacggaaaacagtatgaaattaaaaattagccatcaGTGTAAACCAGCAAGTGGCTAATCTACACATTTTAGATTTGACTTCATTTGGCCAGTTCAACTTTAAAAGGCACTATGCCTCAAACTTATTTTCTTTGAACACTGTTTTAATCTCTTACAGTCTCTTAAGTACTGgaggtacaaagagaaaaaagagtctATTCTTAAGGGACTAAAATTCTAGTTATGACTACAGagttattaaattaaaaactatCTGATGATGCTTTtcgggggttggggtggggtggaaTGAGGTATGAAACACTGAGGTTGGGCTAATATGTAGCTTGAAAGTTTTATACCAGTCGCAAGTGGCCAggttttgaagaaaaaattttttttaaagcagtcttACCTCCAGCTACAAGTCCAGACTCCCCTAATTGAATAGCTACCCCAAAGCCTCCAAGTTTAACAGGGGCCGAGTTTTCTTTTGAGGCAAGGAGAACACAGTGGggctgaaaagaaaaacaaacaaaaaacaaacccgaAGATAAGGATTAATTGAAGATGAACAATTCAGTTTACATAAAATTAGATAACATGATAATAGAGAAACACATTAAAAACTTCTAAATTATTTTGGATGCTTGAATTATTTGTCATATTCTCACGCCTAGCTGATTTCTGCAAATACATACCTGTTCCATCCAATGTTCTTTAGGTATTATTTGCTTGTAAGGTTAGAGTATAGTGCTAAGAATTACTAAGGAAGCATGGATGTTCAAGAAAcacagatacatttttttttgccttactATGCAATATTGTCTACCTTTGAGTGACAGTCTagatttctttaagaaaaaatatattttacacttctttcaaaatgtttcttGAAACCTCTGATTTTACCTACAGAGCCATCATATCCTGGTTGTTAGGGGATAGTCATGGCCCTTTCTTTCTCCACCCTGCCCAGTcctcttttctttgctttattcATTCCACCCTTAAGCCAAGGAGTACTACATGGATGGGTCAGATTTAATGATTTTAATTAAGCCTTGTTCCCAGGGACTTCAGTGCTCTTCCTGGGCATGTCTTCTCTGGATCTGCTTTTCCTCTctttgggggtgggaggtgaaaaaggagaaggggaaagaaaaccACTTGCCGGATTCCTAGTCCAGGGCAAAGACATCCTCTCCCCAAGGGGTATCGTGCTTGACCAGGGCTTATTTATATCATATGCTTTGTGATAACAATGAGGGTTTCCTTTGTAGGATGTTGTCCTCTGAATCTATTTCTTACTGGGACCTAGTTGGGGCTGGTGTCAGGAAAGAATTTCATAATGGGGAGCTCTGGTCTCTGCTCAAACACTGTCCTCCCCAGTATGACTAAAACTACATCTGACCAGCTCTCAAAACAGGGGCTAGTAAAAAAGGCAAGTCTCTTTAGTCATGGAAgacaaaaggtttttaaaaattctctcctatattttttcattcataaaaGGACACAGTTTTTGTTCAGTTTTAGCTAACATAATACGTATAAAAAACGTGTGCAATCATACTGAGCTGGTACACCTGTGTTTGATGATGACACACAGGTGGGAGGAATCCTTACTCTGCCCAATGGGAGCATCAGGATTCTACTTTGGAAGTTATTCTTTCTGTCCAAAGAAGTTTAAAGACTTTTACAATAGTCTAGCACAAACAGAGATGAGCCAGGAaatatgagtgtgtatgtgagagccagagaaagaaggaaggcaagTGTAGAAATGAACAGTGAGTAAACCACAGCATGACACAAAGTAGCAAGAGGAGTCTATATGGGAGAGCAGGCAAACCTCTACCGAAATCAACTGATAGACTACCATTAGTTAGAACTTTCTGCTGGTTCAAAGAGAGAACAATGACAACAGACTAAGATGGCAATACCCCTAGCATGATTCTAGTATGGGACAGCAAGTGAGCAAGCCTAGAAAAGAATGAACatgatacagaagaaaaaaatgcaaactagACTCCAACAGGGTCTTCTGGCCGTGCCTGTGTAACTGTTATAACCTTAGGAAGGAGTAGAAGCTGAAATCAGAACTCCAAAGTTCTGTATACCCTTAATAGTATGTTGATGATGTTTATGCTTAAGTTAATGTTACAAGGGAATCTATATAATTCTCCTCTGTGTAGATTCAGTCATTCTCAAATCCTTAAGACAAGTTATAAAATGTGAACTTAATTAAGTtaaattaatttatgtttaaaaagagatgggggtcttgatatgttgcccaggctggtcttgaactcctggtctcaagtgatcctctcaccttggcctcccaaagtgcccagattacaggcatgagccaccgtgcctggcctaaagagtTGAATTTAAGAAAGCAAATAGAGccataaatgcaaattaacagAATGTAAAGCCAGGTAGTATTACTTGTTAGGAAGTAAAATTAAGCTGGTAAGGAGGTGTTATGGGGATGGGGACTAGGGAACTGCTATTGTAGTTGGGGTCAGAGAAGGCCTCTCTAATGGGTAATATCTGAACAGAGACCAGAACGAAGTGAAAAAGCAAGCCACATGGAAGCAAGTTCCAGGTGAGAAGAACAGCCAATACAAAGGCCCACAGGAATAAGGAGGGTCGTttggagaagaagaaggaagccAGTGTGTCTGGAAAGGCATGAGAGCAAGGGGCAGAGTGGTGGGAAATGTGATCTGAGGGATGATCAAAGGTGTAGGGCCTTGAAACTGGGGTGAgaactctgggtttttttttttttttgcctcccgtcatcaatatttattgagcatttacagtGTACTAGGCACAGCAGAACATACAGAAAACATTGTCCTTGCTCTtgaggagcttacattctaaaagaaaaaaacacctcttttaaaatggcatttttgtTTGGTGTTTTCAGCAAAGTACTGAGGAAATATTTTGTAAAGTGAGCTTTGGTTATAACTTAGCCCCATCATTATTTAGAGaatagaggaggaagaaagaggaaggatttTAAAGGCAGACAATGACAAACCATTCAGGATAGGTAGGGTTTTAAAGGGAGATAAACACAATCTCATCAACTAAGAAGAGATTTGCTGCAGTAAATAGGATGAGGGAAATAGTCTGTGGGATGCAAGCAAAGGAAGCAGGGTGCCTTAGACACTGAGTGGAGCCAGAAAGATCATGCGGCCTTTTTCCAAGTACATGGCCACCAAGTAGGAATGGCTGGTGACAAGACAGAAGGCTAAAAAAGGAAGGTAATCTTGTGCACCTGACAAATAGAATAAAGGATCAAAATTGAAGGCAGGCTATGAGTATCAAGAAATTCCTAAAAACCAAAAAGTGATTTGGAAGCACAAAACTTATAGTTAATGCTACCCAATGTCATGACGGGCCAAGAACATTGTGGCTTCCTAAGTTAGAAAATGCCATATGCCAAAATTTTAAATGGaacatattacattttttttctaatcaatCTCCCCCTCTCCCAGAAAAAATGGGAACTCATTTTTTTcagggtggggaggaagagaggggatcATGGGACATGGAAACAGTAGTTATATTAGTAGTATTTTTGTTGTTAggataaattttgtgtttaaacTTGGTAAAAGCCCATTAGCTGCCAAGAGGGAATAaggaataaatttcaaaaaatgtacAATTTCCTTTAGAGAAGTTTCAGAACCAAAAGACTAATTTACATGAAAAGCTGTAGAGAAAGTAGTTGAAAAGTCcattcataaaacttttattccacttacatgaattTAATACACGTGTTCTTAACAATTATGCTTGGATTGTTCATGAAAATTTCATAAGACATTAAACAAAGCTTGCCATCATCTCAAGTTATTTCCCTGTTAACTATTTTTACAGCACATGCATGCTAGCtaagtatcaaaaaaaaaaaaatcacaaaagcaaaaaacctaagaaaaaaagttaaatacatgGGTTTTTGTTTTACTGCTGTGCTTGATATACATGAAGTAATGAATACCAAGCAATTCATTTTTCCTGCATCTTTACTTTTACATTTGTTCTTAGGTTGCCTGAAACATTTAGATACAAATAAAATGAGTGTAGCAAAAATAATGAAAGCTAACAGCAGGTAACTTTACAAATAATGGAATGTGAACCGTTTCTGCCCTTATCCAGAGTAAAATGGGTCACAACTTTGTCTAAAGGAACACATCTGCAGTTGTAGTCAAAGGTGTGCACATTGAGATTGAGTATTCCACAGATATACATGGTTTAATATGTGGTATCCATGGGGTATGTTTCTACCACAGCCTTGTTAAGTGCTCCAAACCTTAAAGTACCCACAATTACTACACCTGTGACTGGAACCAATGATCCCTTTTATTCCCCACCAGGACAAACCAATATGTAGGCAGTTTTCTTTGCTGAGACATGGAAGCAGTTTTACACTGGCCCTTGTGAAGCCACAATGTACCAAAAGTACTATGCCAAACATTTATAACTCGTATAACAATTCCACATCCCCATATTGGCCACCTCAAGATGAAAACAAATAACTCCCTAAATGTTAACTGGCTCTACTCCCctaatattaaacataaaaaccacATGGAAATATAGAAATTCAAATAGAAGTAACATAAACCTGTCATAAATCGTAAACAAAAAACTATTTGTGGGACAGCATGGATAACAAATGGTCTACTGTGTAAATTTTAGAATGAGGCACACAAAAGTTGGAAGGCCGGTTAatttttccctccttctcctgcttcagcttcgtCTCCTTGGGTATCTGATGTCCACAATGTCAAGTTGTCTCTCAGTAATTGCATTATTAGCGTGCTGTCTTTGTATGACTCTTCGCTTAATGTATCAAGTTTAGCAATGGCTTCATCAAAAGCTGTCTTTGCAACAGAGCAGGCTTTCTCTGGGGAGTTCAGAATCTCATAATagaacacagagaagttaagggCCAGACCCAGTCTGATAGGATGTGTTGGTTGCATTTCCTTTTTGCTGATTTCAAAAGCTTCTTGGTATGCTTATTGTGACTGATCCACAATCCCTTTCTTGTCATCACCAGCGGCAACCTCAGCCATGTAACGGTAGTAATctcctttcattttcaaatagAAGACTTTGCTCTCTGCTTGTGAAGCATTGGGGATCAAGAACTTTTCCAAAAGAGACAGTACATCATTGCAGATATCTCTTAGCTCCGTCTCAGTTTTCTCTCTGTATTCTCGAGCCATCTGCTGTTTTTTCTCAGCACCTTCCGTCTTTTGTTCAATACTTGAGACGACCCTCCAAGATGACCTACGGGCTCCTACAACATTTTTATAAGCAACTGAGAGAAGATTCCTCTCCTCATTGGATAATTCAGCTCCTTGCTCAGTTACAGACTTCATGCAGGCTGCCATGTCATCATATCGCTCAGCCTGCTTGGCCAGTTTGGCCTTCTGAACCAGCTCATTTTTATCCATGACTGGATGTTCCCGCAGTGGGCTCCCCTCGCGCTGGCACGCGGCCTCACCTGAGTCTACCTGGGCTCTGGCCTGCTCTCCGAACTCTGGGTTTTATGTTGAGTGAGATGGGAAATCACCATAAGGTTTTGAACAGGGGAGTACTATCATCAGTTTTAGGTTTTCaaaggatcactctggctgctgtgtgaggAGATTGTGAAGAAATAGGGAAAAAGGAGACCAATCAAGAGGCTACTGCAGTTGCCCAGGCAAGAGAAGATGGTGACTTGGACTAGACTAGAGTGACAGAAGCAGAGATGATGAGAAGTAGTCAAATTCAGTTTATGTTCTAAAGGTAAAGCTGACAGGAATTGCTACTGGATATGAGCGTTAGAGAAAGACACAAGTCAATTATAATAATTAGGTTTCTGGTCTGAGCAACTGAGTGAAAATGAAGATGCCATTTACTGAAACGGGGAACACTGAGGGAGGAGTTTGTAAGGTGGATCAAGAATTTggtttcaggctgggtgcggtggctcacacctgtaatcctagcactttggggagccaaggcgggaagattgcttgagcccaggagtttcagaccagcctgggcaacatggcaaaaccccatctctattttatagaaaaatgaaaaaaaaaaaaaaaagaatttggtttCATACATATTGAGTGTGAGATTTTATAAGATGACATTAAGGGgaagctgggattagaggtgtaaaTTTAGGAATCAATGGTACACAGATGATATTTACAGCTAAGGTAATGAATGAAATTGCTTAGGAAGTCATAGAGAAGAGTCAGAGGATTGAGTCCTGGTGCACGCCAATATCTGAAGTCAGAAGATGAAAAAATCTAGCAAAGAAAACAAGGTCTAGACAGTGAAGCAGGAGGAAAATCAGTTTGGTATTCTGAAGTCAAGTGAAGAAACTTTTTCAAGTAGGAATGATTAGTAGTGATCAATGTTACAAAGGTCATTTAAAATGAGAACTGAGAACTGACCATTAGATTTGGCAATTTGGAAGTTACTGGTGACCTTGATAAGAGTGGTTTTGGTGGCACGATGGAGGCAAAAATCCCCATTGGACCAGGTTCAGGAGAGAATGGGAGGAGATGATTTAGTGGCAGTAAATACAGATATCTTTCACAGTCTTACTGTAGTAAAAATGGAGAAATGGGATGTAGAAGAAAGTGTGAAGCTGAGGATGCCCCTTTTTAACATTTACAAGTGGAGAAAACAGATTAATAAACTACCATGTATCTATCGCCCAGCTTTGGCAATTACTGACATTCTTTCAGCTCCTCCCCTGGCCCGCTGGGATGCATGGGCAACTTGCCCGTCtccaagcaaaaataaaacaaaaacaaacaaatgaaaaacccaaaaacaaggacattctttcatttttgcttCATCTATCCCcaactgtttactttttttccccagaagtATTTTAACATAAATGTAATTTAACCTGTTAATAGTTCAGTATTTCTAACACAGGACTTAAAAATAACCATAATATCATTATTAAGTCCAACAAAATGAGCAATACTTCTTTAGTATCATCTAATACTCAGTCCACATTCAGTTTTCCTTGATTGTCTCAAAAATGTCTTTTCTCTACCAACAACTTGAAGGAGTAGAACagactaaaaaaagaagaaaggtcttaTTATGGTTGGTTGGTTCTAGACAGGATCCAAGGTCTGTACATTGCATTTGATGACTATGTCTTGTGAGTGTCTCTTACTCTGTAACAGATCCCCTtccttatgctttttttttttttttccccaatgttcATGCCATTGATTTGTTAAGATACTAGGTAATTTTTCCTGTGAAATCCCCCACAATCTGTACTTGGCTAATGGTACCCACATGGTATTATTTAATGTTCTTTACTCTCCtgtatttcctgtaaatttgCAGTTAGATCTAGAATCTTGATTAGATTCAGATTCAATTTTAGTTTTATGCACTAACACTTCATAGGTGATATATCTGTTGTATTGCATCAGGAAGAACATAGCACCTGGCTATCCTACTTTTAGTGACAGGATTGAGCAGTGGGTTCAGGTGTTGTCTGCCTGACCCGTCATTATAAGATTCACCATCAACTTTTCACTCAATGATGTTAGCGGATGTTGATGCCTAGACCCATAATTAGAGGTTCCAAAATGGAGGTTTTCTTCAACATTTTGTTATGAAAACTATCAAACGTATAGAAAATTGAAAGAATTATATTGTAAAGAGCCACCTAGATTCTACAATTAAATATTGTTACATTTGCTTTATCAACTATCTATCTCATTATCCTTCTATCCATCTTACTTTTTACTACATCTTAGAACACATATCACtgaaatttaatatttgtttaaaattatgcctctacttaaaaaaaaatagccaggtttggtggcgtgcacctgtggtcccagtaacttgggaggctgaggtaggaggatcactggagcctgggagcttaagattgcagtgaaccgcagttgtgccactgcacccctgcctgggtgacagcaaaaccctgtctcttaaaacttctataaaaagtaaaaaaaaataaagttatgtttaaggtaaaaaatgtatatactgtGAAATGCACAAAAGCGTACCATTAGAGTTTTGATGAACTGCATACATTTGTGTAACCCAAATCCCTAAAAAAATTCATTATCCCACAAACCTCCCTCCCTCATCCCCTTCCCATTCAATCTCTGCTACCATCTCCCCCAGTGCAAACCACTACTCTGatattttttcaccataggtttGTTTTGCCTATATTAGAACTTGATAGACACAAAACCGTAAGTATGTATTCTTTTATGTAAGGCTTCTGTCATTCAGCATGttctgagattcatccattttgttgtgatcagtagttcatttctttttactactgcgtaagtattccattgtatgaatatatcagtttgtccattctcctgttgacagacatttgggctatttctagtttttgggtattatgaataaagctgttataattTATTTCCAGAATACCAAGTTAGTTTCTAGGCAACCTCCAAAGGTGactgatgaggtttttttttttttaattattatgaacTTACAGACTTTTATGTATTTAATGTGTTTTAATCAATTGCTGCCTTTACAAATTTTTGTGCTCAAATTATCCCATTTTGGGCCAGTGGGAGCCCCTTTAAGtcagttcttttgtatttttgtaagacTCCAGAAGTCTGATAACTTCCTTGCTTTCAGTCACAAGATGATGTTCCAGGCTTGTCATGTCCATTTCTTGCCCCAgatctggaatcagccatttctctaagTAGCCCTGTTTCTTTTTAGTGCAAAAAAGGATTTAAATCCATgatgtgggccaggtgcggtggctcatgcctgtaatcccagcactttgggaggccaaggtgggtggataacttgaggtcaggagttcaagaccagcccggccaatattgtccctactaaaaatacaaaaattagctgggcctggtggcacatgcctgtaattccagctactcgagaggctgaggcagtagcttcacttgaacccagtgagctgagactgcaccactgcactccagcctgggtgacagagtaagaccttgtctcaaaaaaaaaaaagttggctgggcacagtgactcatgcctgtaatcccagcactttgggaggccgaggtgggcagatcacgaggtcaagagattgagaccatcctggccaacatggtgaagccctatctctactaaaaatacaaaagttagctgggcgtggtggcatgcgcctata
This region includes:
- the LOC129476322 gene encoding LOW QUALITY PROTEIN: 14-3-3 protein zeta/delta-like (The sequence of the model RefSeq protein was modified relative to this genomic sequence to represent the inferred CDS: substituted 1 base at 1 genomic stop codon) gives rise to the protein MDKNELVQKAKLAKQAERYDDMAACMKSVTEQGAELSNEERNLLSVAYKNVVGARRSSWRVVSSIEQKTEGAEKKQQMAREYREKTETELRDICNDVLSLLEKFLIPNASQAESKVFYLKMKGDYYRYMAEVAAGDDKKGIVDQSQXAYQEAFEISKKEMQPTHPIRLGLALNFSVFYYEILNSPEKACSVAKTAFDEAIAKLDTLSEESYKDSTLIMQLLRDNLTLWTSDTQGDEAEAGEGGKN